The stretch of DNA ATAAATTTCTTTTGAATTAGAATTGAAACGCTGCCTAATTTCAATAATGGCCAATTCTAAAAGTTGTAAATCTGTTTCATCTAACTTCTTTTTCACCTCTAAGGTATGTGATCGGATAATAGATCCATATGAAAGTTGTAAAAAGTTAACGTAACCATAACTTTCGTCACTCATTATAGAAAACACATCAACATTGCTGATTTTTGGATTTACAATAGTAGATTTTGCCTGATAATTTTCTAATATTTCTACTTTTTCCTTTATTTTTTGAGCTTCTTCAAACTGCATGGCTTCCGCAAACTGTTTCATTTGCATTTTAAATTGCATCAGTGAATCTTTAAAATTTCCTTTTAAAATTTCTTTAATAGCCTTTATATTATTATGATATTCTTGTTCGGTCTCTAACCCTTCGCAAGCACCTTTACAGTTTCCTAAATGATATTCTAAACATACTTTGTATTTACCTGCTTCTATTTTTTCTTGAGATAAATGATAATTACATGTTCTTAAATGATATAAGCCTTTTATTAAATCTAATAAAGTTGAAACCGTTTTCATACTAGTATAAGGTCCAAAATACTCACTCCCGTCTTTAAAGACCCGACGTGTTGAGAACACTCTTGGAAAACGTTCTTTCTTTATACAAATCCAAGGATAGGATTTATCGTCTTTCAGCATAACATTATAACGGGGCATGTGTTTCTTAATCAGATTGTTTTCTAACAACAAAGCATCCGTTTCCGTTTCTACTACAATATGTTTTATACTTGCTATTTTTTTTACAAGCACTCTGGTTTTACCATTATCATGAGTCTTTGTAAAATAAGAGCTAACACGCTTCTTTAAGTTTTTAGCTTTACCAACATATAAAATGGTATCGTTAGCGTCAAAATATTGGTATACGCCCGGGGCATTTGGCAAGGTTTTTAATTGTATTTCTAACGCAGGTACATCCATTAACTCAAAGGTATATTAAATTCTAGATAATGTGAAAATTCGTTTGTCTTTTTTAGTATATTGCGATATTGGGATAAAAAATTTCGATTTTTGACCTAGAGGCCAAAAATCGAAATTTTGTATTTTACCTCACCCAGAATTGATAAAAAGGCAATTCTGATCTCTCCAAAGGAGAGGTGAATAGGAAACCCCGACCCAAGGGTCGGAGAATTTTTAGATTAAGCCATATTTAATGAATATAGTTATTCTATCACGAAATCCTAATTTGTTTTCTACCGATCGCCTTGTTACAGAAGGTGAAAAACGGGGACATGCTATGGAGGTTATAGATCCTTTAAAATGTGATCTTATTATTGAAAAAGAGAAGCCAACCATTTATTATAAAGATCGTTATCTGGATTATGTAGATGCCATTATTCCTCGAATTGGAGCTTCTGCAACCTTTTTTGGTTGTGCTGTTGTTAGACAGTTTGAAATGATGAATGTATTTACTTCGGTCACATCAGACGCTATTATAAGGTCGAGAGACAAACTAAGAAGTTTTCAAAGGCTTTCTAAAGCCGGTATTGGTATGCCAAAAACAGTATTTACCAATTACTCTAGAGATGTTGAGAAAGTCATTGACCATGTGGGAGGCACTCCTGTTATTATCAAACTTCTCGAAGGAACTCAGGGACTAGGCGTCGTATTAGCTGAAACCAAAAATGCTGCCGAATCTGTTTTAGAGGCTTTTAACGGATTGCAGGCAAGAGCTCTGGTACAAGAATATATTTCGGAAGCCAAAGGTTCCGATTTAAGAGCTTTAGTTGTAGACGGACAAGTCATTGGCGCTATAAAAAGACAAGGTAAAGAAGGTGAATTTCGTTCCAACTTACATAGAGGCGGCTCTGCTGAAGTTATAAAACTTAATGAAGCCGAATTAAAAGTTGCTATGAAAGCATCGAGAGCCTTAAAACTTCCTGTTTGTGGTGTAGATATGTTACAATCTACAAGAGGCCCTTTACTTTTAGAAGTAAACTCAACTCCCGGCTTAGAAGGTATTGAAACTGGTACAGGCAAAAACATTGCTAAAAGCATTATTACTTACATTGAAAGAAATAGGCACAGTTAAACAAAATAATGGACAATACTAAAAACGACATATTAACCATTCTTGGTGTATCTATTAAACCCGGAGAAAGTAAAGAAGCTAACTTTGATGTTGCCAATTTACATACATCTACTCCTGTAAATGTTCCAGTAATTATTGAACGCTCTAAAAAACCTGGCCCTACAGTATTGTTTACTGCTGGTATACATGGCGACGAAGTTAATGGAGTTGAAATTGTTAGACAACTCATTGCAAAAGGGATTAACAAACCAAAATGCGGCACTACTATTTGTATTCCTGTGATTAATGTTTTTGGTTTTATAAATTTAAAACGTGAATTTCCTGATGGACGCGATTTAAATCGTGTATTCCCAGGAAGTTCAAACGGTTCTTTAGCAAGTAGAGTCGCGCATAAACTTACACACGATATTGTACCGCATGTAGATTATATTATGGATTTTCACACAGGTGGCTCTGGTAGGTTTAATGCGCCACAAATTCGTATTGTTGAAGGGGAAAAGCAACTTAATAAACTAGCTAAAACCTTTGGTGCTCCATTTGTATTATATTCCAAACATTTAACTAAATCTTTTAGGCACACTTGTTCTAAATTAGGAAAGTCCCTGCTTCTTTTTGAAGGCGGGAAGTCTTTTCACATAGATGATTTAATAACTAATTCTGGGGTAAATGGCGCTAAACGTGTCTTAAATCATTTAGATATGTTGAGTTCTAAATTCAAAGTCTCAACTCCTAAAAAAGATTGCATTCTTATAAATGAAAGCAAATGGAAACGTGCTAAATATTCAGGCATGTTTCAAGCATCTGCAAAAATAAGTTCTAAAGTACAAAAAGGTGATATTTTAGGTAATATCACAGACCCTTATGGCAAGTTTAATTACTTTGTAAAAGCAGACAATTCTGGATATATAATAAATGTAAACGAAGCTCCTATTGTTTATCAAGGTGATGCACTTTTTCATATTTCAACAGAATTTAAGTAACTAACACCAATTATGATTAAAAAGGAATTACGTCAAAAGTATAAAACCCTTCGAAAACATTTATCTCTGGAGCAAATCGATGAGCTAAGTTTAAGTATAGCCAACCAAGTTTTAGAACTGCCTATTTGGGAACATTCCTTTTATCATTTGTTTTTATCTATTGAAGAACAAAGAGAAGTCAGTACAGATTATATTCTTAATATTTTATCAGGAAAGGACAAAAATATTGTTATTTCTAAAAGTGATTTTAAAACGGGACTTATGACTCACTTTCTTTTAACCGATAACACAAGAATTAAGAAAAACAAGTATAACATTCCTGAACCTGTTGATGGTATCGCCATTTCGAATGATAAAATGGATGTTATTTTTATTCCGCTTCTAGGGTTTGATAAAGCGGGGAACAGGGTTGGTTATGGTAAAGGGTTTTACGATCGTTTCTTAGCTAATTGTAAACCAGAAACCATTAAAATTGGCTTGTCTTTTTTTGAAACAGAAGACACAATTACCGATGTTTATGAAAGCGATATAAAGTTAGATTATTGTGTGACACCTGAGACGATCTACACGTTTTAATTATTTAAAATTGATAAGTCACCTTAGCTATCTACCTCATCCTTTGTCTTTGGAAATGCTTTCTTATTAAAAACAATAAGCATTATAAAACCTACACTTATTGCGACATCAGCAACATTAAAAACAGGTTCAAAAAATGTGAAAAATTCGCCTCCATAGAATGGTATCCAATCAGGTAAATAATCATTGTACAAAGGTAAATGCAACATATCTACAACCTTACCATGAAGCAAACCATCATAACCTCCTGCTTCTGGTAAAAATGTGGCTACTTGATTACGACTACTGTCAAACAAAATACCATAGAAAACAGAATCTATTATATTTCCTAAAGCGCCAGCAAATATTAAGGCAATAGCTAATATCAATACTTTAGAGTTTTTATTTTTTGTTGCATTATACAACCAATAGCCAATACCAAAAATAGCGACAACTCTAAATAGCGTTAGTATCACTTTTGCTGTTCTATCTGATATAAATGATGTGAAATCGCTAATTTTTGTGCCCCAGGCCATACCATTATTTTCGATAAAAAATATTTTAAACCAACCAAACACTTCAACACTGTCCTGAAGTTTAAAATGTGTCTTTATATATATTTTACTTATTTGATCAATAAGTAAAATAAGAACGATAAGGATAATAGATTTTTTCAGGGACATAATTTAAACAAAAAAAACGTCTCACTTTAAATCGAGACGTTGCGAATATATAATTATAATTATTGCATGTTTTTAGCTTCAATACTCAAAGTAGCGTGAGGTACTAATTTTAAACGTTCTTTATTAATCAGCTTTTTTGTTACACGGCAAATACCATATGTTTTATTTTCAATTCTAATCAACGCATTTTTAAGATCACGAATAAATTTTTCTTGCCTAATTGCCAATTGAGAATTAGATTCCTTGCTCATAACAGCGCTCCCTTCGTCAAACGCTTTAAACGTAGGCGATGTATCTTCAGTCCCATTATTATGGTCGTTCATATACGCACTTTTTATAAGCTCTAAATCATGTTGCGCTTTCTCTATTTTCTCAGTAATTAGCTCCTTAAATTCAGCTAAATCTTTATCAGAATATCTTATGTTTGCATCTGTACTCATAATTTTAATGTTTTTGTATAAATAATTTGGTATTTACATCATCAAAAGTAATTTCTATACCATTATCTAATTTATCAATAATTTCAAGTTCACTGGTTAAGGTTTCTGTTTTTATATAAGTCATGTTTGCATTAACAGCATTTATAACATGATCATCTTTTTGAAGCGTTACATCAATTCTATCTGTCACTTCAAACCCTGAATCTTTACGTAGATTTTGTATGCGATTAATAAGTTCTCTCGCAATACCTTCTTTTCGTAAATCATCAGATATTGTAACATCAAGAGCCACTGTTAACGATCCTTCGTTTGCAACCAACCAACCTTCAATATCTTGAGATGTAATCTCTACATCTTCAAGCTCTAAAGTAATATTTTTTCCATTAATTTCAACATCTAAAACACCATTTTGTTCAATTTTTTTAATATCGTCAGAATTAAAGGCTTTAATCGTGTTGGCAATTAATTTCATTTCCTTACCAAAACGAGGTCCAAGCGCTTTAAAATTGGGCTTTATCTGCTTTACTAAAATATCTGAAGCTTCCTCTAAAAGCTCAACACTTTTAACATTAACTTCATGTTTTATTAACTCTGAAACAGCTAATATCTCTTCTTTTTGTTGATCACTATCAACAGGAATCATTATTTTTTGAAGTGGCTGACGCACTTTAATCTTTTCCTTTGCTCTTAACGACAAAACTAATGATGATATTGTTTGAGCACTTTCCATTTTTCGCTCTAAACTTTTATCGACAT from Flavivirga spongiicola encodes:
- a CDS encoding 5-formyltetrahydrofolate cyclo-ligase, whose product is MIKKELRQKYKTLRKHLSLEQIDELSLSIANQVLELPIWEHSFYHLFLSIEEQREVSTDYILNILSGKDKNIVISKSDFKTGLMTHFLLTDNTRIKKNKYNIPEPVDGIAISNDKMDVIFIPLLGFDKAGNRVGYGKGFYDRFLANCKPETIKIGLSFFETEDTITDVYESDIKLDYCVTPETIYTF
- a CDS encoding succinylglutamate desuccinylase/aspartoacylase family protein, yielding MDNTKNDILTILGVSIKPGESKEANFDVANLHTSTPVNVPVIIERSKKPGPTVLFTAGIHGDEVNGVEIVRQLIAKGINKPKCGTTICIPVINVFGFINLKREFPDGRDLNRVFPGSSNGSLASRVAHKLTHDIVPHVDYIMDFHTGGSGRFNAPQIRIVEGEKQLNKLAKTFGAPFVLYSKHLTKSFRHTCSKLGKSLLLFEGGKSFHIDDLITNSGVNGAKRVLNHLDMLSSKFKVSTPKKDCILINESKWKRAKYSGMFQASAKISSKVQKGDILGNITDPYGKFNYFVKADNSGYIINVNEAPIVYQGDALFHISTEFK
- a CDS encoding TraR/DksA family transcriptional regulator is translated as MSTDANIRYSDKDLAEFKELITEKIEKAQHDLELIKSAYMNDHNNGTEDTSPTFKAFDEGSAVMSKESNSQLAIRQEKFIRDLKNALIRIENKTYGICRVTKKLINKERLKLVPHATLSIEAKNMQ
- the uvrC gene encoding excinuclease ABC subunit UvrC translates to MDVPALEIQLKTLPNAPGVYQYFDANDTILYVGKAKNLKKRVSSYFTKTHDNGKTRVLVKKIASIKHIVVETETDALLLENNLIKKHMPRYNVMLKDDKSYPWICIKKERFPRVFSTRRVFKDGSEYFGPYTSMKTVSTLLDLIKGLYHLRTCNYHLSQEKIEAGKYKVCLEYHLGNCKGACEGLETEQEYHNNIKAIKEILKGNFKDSLMQFKMQMKQFAEAMQFEEAQKIKEKVEILENYQAKSTIVNPKISNVDVFSIMSDESYGYVNFLQLSYGSIIRSHTLEVKKKLDETDLQLLELAIIEIRQRFNSNSKEIYVPFKVDLGDDVKVTVPKLGDKKHILDLSLRNAKYYRMERFKQDKIVDPDRHANRIMAQMKADLRLSGEPRHIECFDNSNIQGTNPVAACVVFKNGKPSKKDYRHFNIKTVVGPDDFASMEEVVYRRYKRLVEEKQPLPQLIIIDGGKGQLSSALKSLDALNLRGKIAIIGIAKRLEELFYPDDPIPLYLDKKSETLKIIQQLRNEAHRFGIEHHRNKRSKSALNTELETISGIGDKTVVELLKHFKSVKRVANAKLDELEDVVGLSRAEKIYNYYHNK
- the rimK gene encoding 30S ribosomal protein S6--L-glutamate ligase, coding for MNIVILSRNPNLFSTDRLVTEGEKRGHAMEVIDPLKCDLIIEKEKPTIYYKDRYLDYVDAIIPRIGASATFFGCAVVRQFEMMNVFTSVTSDAIIRSRDKLRSFQRLSKAGIGMPKTVFTNYSRDVEKVIDHVGGTPVIIKLLEGTQGLGVVLAETKNAAESVLEAFNGLQARALVQEYISEAKGSDLRALVVDGQVIGAIKRQGKEGEFRSNLHRGGSAEVIKLNEAELKVAMKASRALKLPVCGVDMLQSTRGPLLLEVNSTPGLEGIETGTGKNIAKSIITYIERNRHS
- a CDS encoding lipoprotein signal peptidase, which encodes MSLKKSIILIVLILLIDQISKIYIKTHFKLQDSVEVFGWFKIFFIENNGMAWGTKISDFTSFISDRTAKVILTLFRVVAIFGIGYWLYNATKNKNSKVLILAIALIFAGALGNIIDSVFYGILFDSSRNQVATFLPEAGGYDGLLHGKVVDMLHLPLYNDYLPDWIPFYGGEFFTFFEPVFNVADVAISVGFIMLIVFNKKAFPKTKDEVDS